A genomic stretch from Arachis stenosperma cultivar V10309 chromosome 3, arast.V10309.gnm1.PFL2, whole genome shotgun sequence includes:
- the LOC130970666 gene encoding transcription factor BEE 1-like gives MAEFTADLNSFRPSFPFLDINTMELTNGFKGVMNVNSHILNNNSSLHMQDFFMPFNTSHSFITSPESKFSGLVHYVNHSNLPSSLTISSTDNEIQQGKKRKAVDTLDTMSANSTPAVSESGSNTKNNYGRGKRGKKNETEEKKSKEVVHVRARRGQATDTHSLAERVRRGKINEKLKFLQNIVPGCYKTMGMAIMLEEIINYVQSLQHQVEFLSMKLNVASAFYDFNSQTDAFETVLRARASEAKELVKNEREEHGIQPTWPYCF, from the exons ATGGCTGAATTCACAGCAGATTTGAATAGTTTTAGAccttcttttcctttcttaGATATTAACACTATGGAACTAACAAATGGATTCAAAGGGGTGATGAATGTGAATTCACATATCCTAAACAACAACTCAAGTTTGCATATGCAGGACTTTTTTATGCCTTTCAACACAAGTCACAGCTTCATAACTTCTCCAGAATCTAAATTTTCAGGCCTTGTCCATTATGTTAATCACAGTAATCTTCCATCTTCACTTACCATATCTTCAACAGATAATGAAATCCAACAAGGTAAAAAGCGCAAAGCGGTTGATACGCTGGACACCATGTCAGCAAACTCAACTCCTGCAGTATCTGAGAGTGGCAGCAACACAAAAAAT AACTATGgaagagggaagagaggaaaaaagaatgaaacagaagaaaagaaatcaaaggaagtAGTTCATGTTAGAGCAAGAAGAGGCCAAGCTACTGATACTCACAGTTTAGCAGAAAGG GTTAGAAGAGGAAAAATCAATGAGAAACTTAAATTCTTACAGAACATTGTCCCGGGATGTTATAAG ACTATGGGAATGGCAATAATGTTGGAAGAGATCATAAACTATGTTCAGTCCTTGCAGCATCAAGTGGAG TTCCTCTCTATGAAGCTTAATGTAGCAAGTGCTTTCTATGACTTCAACTCACAGACAGATGCTTTCGAAACAGTGCTG AGAGCAAGGGCATCAGAAGCAAAAGAGTTGGTGAAGAATGAGAGAGAGGAACATGGCATTCAACCAACTTGGCCTTATTGCTTTTAA
- the LOC130965322 gene encoding F-box/kelch-repeat protein At3g23880-like: MAAQHPTPPQTPQPLLFGELVMEILSWIPAKPLTRLKLVCKSWNSIISNPHFVKLHLQRSPKNANLLVMLREISPEGEVSVVLSSVESFIRNPSSTLTAQDGCHSLGRGWVLGSCNGLVCIWDGIEDYPNDFEFHLWNPLTGFSSVKSPRLHVNKYASFGFGYDESSDGYKVAAVNLDINYTDNSWETTVEVYRFGSSSWRNIDSFPAFPLAIEEDGMYIGGTLNWLGLQNTQGGVYDWGAVTLDMLVIVSLELKSETYKQIQLPNGIDELPSHKPSLNVWGNCLYLSHDYKKTHFIVWQMKEFGDEISWTQMLKISLQHINVELLFPLFICENGDIFVLGASNGDISKIVLYDPRVNSVEHINILDKNHFAIINDYVESLVQHC, from the coding sequence ATGGCGGCTCAACACCCAACACCGCCACAAACACCACAGCCGCTCCTCTTCGGCGAACTGGTGATGGAGAtcctctcttggattcctgCGAAGCCTCTCACGCGCCTGAAGCTTGTGTGCAAGTCATGGAACTCCATCATCTCCAATCCTCACTTCGTCAAACTTCATCTTCAGCGATCGCCCAAAAATGCCAACCTCCTTGTTATGCTAAGAGAAATATCCCCTGAAGGAGAAGTGAGTGTAGTGTTGAGTAGCGTTGAATCTTTCATCCGGAATCCTTCCTCCACTCTTACTGCTCAAGATGGTTGCCACTCTCTAGGCCGAGGCTGGGTTTTGGGTTCATGCAACGGTTTGGTTTGTATTTGGGATGGCATTGAAGATTATCCCAACGATTTCGAGTTCCATTTATGGAACCCTCTCACAGGGTTTAGTTCAGTGAAATCGCCGCGCTTACATGTCAATAAGTATGCTTCGTTTGGGTTTGGGTATGATGAGTCAAGTGACGGTTACAAGGTGGCGGCTGTCAATTTGGACATTAACTATACCGATAATTCTTGGGAAACAACTGTGGAAGTTTATAGGTTCGGTAGCAGTTCTTGGAGGAACATCGATAGTTTCCCTGCCTTTCCACTTGCTATTGAAGAGGACGGCATGTACATCGGTGGCACTCTTAATTGGCTTGGACTCCAGAACACTCAGGGAGGTGTTTATGATTGGGGTGCTGTTACACTTGATATGTTAGTGATTGTTTCGCTTGAGCTGAAATCGGAGACATATAAACAGATTCAGCTGCCTAATGGTATTGATGAGCTCCCCAGTCACAAGCCAAGTCTGAATGTTTGGGGGAATTGTCTGTATCTTTCTCATGATTACAAGAAAACTCATTTTATTGTGTGGCAAATGAAGGAGTTTGGAGATGAAATCTCATGGACTCAAATGCTAAAGATTAGTCTTCAGCATATCAATGTTGAACTGCTGTTTCCTTTGTTTATATGTGAGAATGGAGATATCTTTGTGCTTGGAGCGAGTAACGGGGACATTTCTAAGATAGTTTTGTATGACCCGAGAGTTAATAGTGTTGAGCACATTAACATCTTGGATAAAAATCATTTTGCCATTATCAATGATTATGTTGAGAGCTTGGTTCAGCACTGTTAA